The Muntiacus reevesi chromosome 7, mMunRee1.1, whole genome shotgun sequence genome includes a region encoding these proteins:
- the ZFP36L1 gene encoding mRNA decay activator protein ZFP36L1, producing MTTTLVSATIFDLSEVLCKGNKMLNYSTPSAGGCLLDRKAVGTPAGGGFPRRHSVTLPSSKFHQNQLLSSLKGEPAPALSSRDSRFRDRSFSEGGERLLPPQKQPGSGQVNSSRYKTELCRPFEENGACKYGDKCQFAHGIHELRSLTRHPKYKTELCRTFHTIGFCPYGPRCHFIHNAEERRALAGARDLSADRPRLQHSFSFAGFPSAAATAAATGLLDSPTSITPPPILSADDLLGSPTLPDGTNNPFAFSSQELASLFAPSMGLPGGGSPTTFLFRPMSESPHMFDSPPSPQDSLSDQEGYLSSSSSSHSGSDSPTLDNSRRLPIFSRLSISDD from the exons ATGACCACCACCCTCGTGTCTGCCACCATCTTCGACTTGAGCGAAGTTTTATGCAAG GGTAACAAGATGCTCAACTACAGTACTCCCAGTGCCGGGGGGTGCCTGCTGGACAGGAAGGCGGTGGGCACCCCTGCCGGTGGGGGCTTCCCCCGGAGGCACTCGGTCACTCTGCCCAGCTCCAAATTCCACCAGAACCAGCTCCTCAGCAGCCTCAAGGGTGAGCCAGCCCCAGCTCTGAGCTCTCGGGACAGCCGATTCCGAGACCGCTCTTTCTCAGAAGGGGGCGAGCGGCTGCTGCCCCCCCAGAAGCAGCCGGGAAGCGGCCAGGTCAACTCCAGCCGCTACAAGACCGAGCTGTGCCGCCCCTTCGAGGAGAACGGAGCCTGTAAGTACGGCGACAAGTGCCAGTTCGCCCACGGCATCCACGAGCTCCGAAGCCTGACCCGCCACCCCAAGTACAAGACGGAGCTGTGCCGCACCTTCCACACCATCGGCTTCTGCCCATATGGGCCCCGCTGCCACTTCATCCATAACGCCGAGGAGCGCCGTGCCCTGGCCGGGGCCCGGGACCTCTCTGCTGACCGTCCCCGCCTCCAGCATAGCTTTAGCTTTGCTGGGTTTCCCAgtgccgccgccaccgccgctgcCACAGGGCTGCTGGACAGCCCCACATccatcaccccaccccccatcctgaGCGCCGATGACCTCCTGGGCTCACCCACCCTCCCCGATGGCACCAATAACCCCTTCGCCTTCTCCAGCCAGGAGCTGGCGAGCCTCTTTGCCCCTAGCATGGGGCTGCCTGGGGGTGGCTCCCCGACCACCTTCCTCTTCCGGCCCATGTCTGAGTCCCCTCACATGTTTGACTCTCCCCCCAGCCCTCAGGATTCTCTCTCGGACCAGGAGGGCTACCTGAGCAGCTCCAGCAGCAGCCACAGTGGCTCAGACTCCCCTACTTTGGACAACTCAAGACGCCTGCCCATTTTCAGCAGACTTTCCATCTCAGATGACTAA